The Paenibacillus polymyxa M1 DNA segment GCAGCGAATGTCGTAATATATTTGTTAAATCGGCTTTTCAAGGTGATATATCCCCCTACTTAAAATATACTCATTTGGAGCTCTGGAACTGAGCTCCAAATGAGTATTCAATTCAAAATCATATTTTCAAAAAGAAACCCTTAGATATCGCTGTCGTCGAATTGGAACTGAACAACATAGTCGTGATCGTAAGGAATACCGCCAGTGTATTCTTTAGGTACGCTTACATGCAGTTTGACATTCAATTTTTGAGACGAGCTAGTTACCGGGAATTCAACTATTCTTGTATCGCCGGATGTGCTGACCACAGTCGCATTCACATACTGACCGTTTTGTTGAGTTTTAAATTCAGTAACCCAAGCACTTTTGGTAATAGCTACACGCACTTTGTATTGACCATTCGTAACAATCAGTGTAGCTGGTTTTTTCACATAACCATTGGTATCCATGTAAGATGGCTGAGTGGTTCCATCCTTAAAAACGGTATAAGGCAATTGATACGTTCCATTAGGCAAAGCCGCGTTCGCTTGATTAGCTGAGAATGGGGCTAGTACCACAAAAACAAGCGCAGCCATCAATACAGTGAGCATTACTTTTTTCAGAGACAACTTCTCCATACGATTCATAATCATGTTCATGTTTTCAATCTCCTTTTACGTTTTATTTTGGATTAGATTTCGTCGAATTGCAGTTGTACATCGTACTTGCCTGTGTAGTTAACTACTGGGATTGTGATTTCAGCGTAAGCATTTACTTTTGCATTCAGGTCAGCTACTTCGAATTCCACTACACGAGTGTTGTTCGCGGTATTTGTGCTGACTACAGTCGCATCTTGCAGTACGCCATTTTGCTCTACTTTGAACGCTGTAATCAGATTGCTGCTTTTCACAGTCAGACGAACGACATTTTTGCCATTGGCTACCGTAACCTGAGCAGGCTTTGTCAGATAGCTGTCTAATCGAGAAGTTTCATTGGTTTGATCCTTCAGAACGGTATAATCTACGTTATAAGTGCCGTCGGCTGCTGCTGCTTTAGCAGAGAGTGGAGCCATCAGTGCAAAAACAAGTGCTGTCATGATCAATGCTACGAATACCTTCTTGAAAGAAAATTGCTCAAAGCGATTCATTACCATATTCATATCTACACACACTCCTTCATTTTTTATGCTTGAATTTATGTTGATTTTATGAACGATAAAGATAGCCTGAATTTACTTTTTGGAAGATTTGGCTGATTTCGCTGACTGGACGGCTGCAACTTTTTTGATGCTTTTGGAATCAAAAGCGAAGCGGATCGTATAGTCATGATCGTAATTGTATGCAGGGACAGTAACATGAATTTTAGAGATCAACGGGCTGTTGATACTCGCAATTGGAAATTGCACGGTGCGAGTATCGGTTTTGGCATCCTTTTGGATGACTTTGGTATCGATGATTTTGCCTTTATAATCCACTTTAAACCCGGTTGTCCATTCGCTATGATTCAGCTTAATTTGCATGGTCATTTGACCTTTCTTTACATACAACTTAGCTGGTTTTTCAAAATAATCATTAGCCATGGACACTGAATCATTTTCTGCCTTGAGAATATTGTATTTGAGCGTGTATGTACCATCCGCCAATTTTGGAGAAGCCGCAGCGGCTCCTACAGATGACGAAGTTGGCCAAAAGCTCAGCACACTCACCAGCAGAAACACAGCAATAATTGCAGAATACCCCTTCTTCATTTTGACAGCAGTCCCTCCCCACGAGAATAAACTAATTGATTATCATTCTCAATTAATAATTTAAAAAAAATAGCTCTTTTCGAGCTTGTCTCCCCACCTCTCTATTCCATAATTTCGCAAAATCAAGTAAACCCATCACCAATATATCTTACACTTTTCGAAAATGTCAATATGTATTTGTGTGTACGTAATCCCTTGATATATGCTATTTTTTAATAAAAATTTGTAGTTCCTTCTTCTATAATTCGAATGACTCTCTTTTATTTTTAGTTCAAAATTTATTTTAAAATTTACTTTTTTCAATTGACAATCCTCAGTGATATTCATTATCATTCTCTTATACATAAATGAAAATGATTATCATTATTGTTTAACTTGAAAATTGCAGGAGGAATAACATGAAATCTTATGTGTTGTGGTCATCCGCAGCGCTTTTATTGGCAGTTACCGGATGTAGTAATGGTACCTCGACCGCAGATCACAAACCAGTCAGTGCTTCCGTATCTACCACTTCAAGCACGACAAGCGGCGCGACGATTCAAGTTACTGATTTCTCAAAACGGACGTTGGCGTTTCAAAAGGTCCCTCAACATATCGTTGCGCTCAGTAATGGCGATCTAGATATTATTTACGCATTGGGCGGGACAGCCGTGGGGAGGCCCAACTCCAATGGACCTTCCGTCGTACCTGCTGCTGAAAACGTTCAGCAAATAGGTTCCACTCATGAAGTAGATCTGGAGAAAATTACGATGCTCAAACCGGATGTCGTACTAGGCAACTATCCTATGAATGAAAAAGACATCCCAGCCATTGAAGGAGTCGGTTCACAGCTGCTGCTGACTGGGGCTAATTCAGTTCAGGATATCCAGTCACAAATTACGCTGTACGGACAATTACTGCAAAAGCAGGACGGGGCCGTAAAGCTGAACCAACAAATTGACCAACAAGTAGCCAAGCTGCAAAAAGAAACAGCCTCTACCTCCAAACCGAAGGTGTTGCTGGTTTACGGAGCCCCGGCCACGTACATGGCAGCGCTGCCGAATTCTCTAGGCGGAAACATTTTGGAAGTTGCAGGTGGTTCCAATATCGCCGCTGATTTTCCGGGCCTGCAAAATTTCCCGCAATATGCGCAGTTGAACACAGAACGCATCGTACAGGCTGACCCTGACTACATTTTCATCATGACCCATGGTAATACGGAAGAGGTTAAAGCCGCATTTATAAAAGAAATGCAGGAAAATGCAGCTTGGAACGGAATCCGGGCAGTCCAAAACAGCCAGGTCGAGGTTTTACCTTCAGATTTGTTCGGGACAAATCCAGGGACACGGGTCACTAAAGCGCTGGATTTGATGCACCAAAAGCTGTATCCGGCGAAATAGGCGATGGCGATGAACAAACTACAGCGCGCCAGAAGACGCACCATCGCCTGGATTATCCTTCCGATCTTATTGCTAGCCGTCTCTGTGTACGGTCTGGCCTACGGTTCGGTTTCGATTCCACTTCAAGAAATCAATCAGGTTTTGCTACATAATGATGAATCCACATATCGCACGATCCTAATGGATCTCCGACTCCCCAGAGTATTGGTAGGTTTATTGGTAGGCGCTTGTCTCGCAGCTTCAGGAGCACTTCTTCAAGGCGTCATGAAAAATCCATTGGCTGACCCAGGCATTATTGGTGTATCGGCTGGAGGTGGACTTGCTGCCGTTATTACGATGGTGATGCTTCCACAGCTTAGTTACCTTCTTCCGGTAACCGCCTTTTTGGGAGCCTTTCTGAGTGCGATCGTCATTTACCTACTGGCTTGGGACCGAGGGGCTTCCCCTGTCAAAATTGTGCTGGCTGGCGTTGCGATCAACGCGTTGTTGGGCGCGCTCACCAACGGCGTGATGGTCATGTACAGCGACCGCGTACAGGCAGTACTTCCTTGGCTATCTGGCGGGTTAAATGGACGCAGCTGGCATCATCTGGAGTTCATGGCTCCTTACGCTATCATTGGCTTAATCGCCTCTTTGTTTGCGATTAAGCCTGCGAATTTGCTGCTGCTGGGCGACGATTCAGCACAGCTGCTAGGCCAGCGGGTAGAGCTTCAACGGATGCTCATTATCTTGCTCTCTGCCCTGCTCGCCGGCACGGCGGTCAGTGTAGCCGGGCTGATCGGGTTCGTAGGACTGGTCGTTCCCCATGTTATAAGGCTACTCATCGGGGAAGATTATCGTTTCCTCCTCCCCCTTTCCATTGTGGGCGGTGGGACACTGGTTGTCCTAGCGGATACAGTCGCACGCTCTTGGTTTGACCCGATTGAGCTGCCTGTCGGTATTTTGCTGGCCGTCATTGGGGCACCGTTCTTCTTAATCCTGCTCAAGAAACGGGGGAATTTCGGATGACAGCCATTCAGGGTGAACATCTCTCCTTACAACGCGGATATTTCCAGTTGGACGATGTGAACATTACCTTGCCCGCTGGCCAGCTCACCGCCATTGTCGGTCCCAACGGCTCAGGCAAGTCTACTCTTTTGCGGATTTTGACCCGGCTGCTCAAGCAGGATCAGGGCAAGGTTTCTATACTGGGCAAGCCCGTGGAGGAATACAAGCGGCGTGATTTGGCTCAGACGATTACAATGCTGCCGCAAATGAAGGATATTTTGCCGTTATTAACGGTTCGTGAGCTGGTCGCTTATGGAAGATCTCCTCATGCCAAGGGCTTGAGGACACGACCTACCAGACAAGATCAGCAAATTATCGACCATGTCATGGGAATCACGGGCATCCAGCCCTATGCAGATCGGATGTTCCATACTCTATCGGGAGGTGAACAACAAAAAGCGCGAATTGCAATGGCCTTGGCCCAACAAACGGGTATTCTTTTGCTCGATGAACCGACCACTTTTCTGGATATCGCCCACCAATTTGAAGTTATGGATATGCTGCGGCGTATTAATCACGAGTCCGGCTTGACGATTGTTATGGTACTGCATGATTTGCAGCAAGCTGCGGCCTATTGTCATCATATGATTGCGCTTAAAAGGGGACGAATCGCCGTTGCTGGCGAACCCCGTCAGATTTTGACGTCTGCTTTTCTTCGCGACATTTATGAAATGAACGCTACCATCAAATTTGAGGATGGCTATCCGGTTATTATACCGACCATACCACATCATTCAGGAGGAATTTAATATGGTTATCGTTACAAACACATCTAAAATCACACCAGGTAATGCCCATTTGCTCATCGAAAGATTTAACAAAGAAGGACAGGTTGAAAAGATGGAAGGCTTCCTCGGTCTGGAAGTGCTGCTGACGGAAAACACGAAGGATTATGATGAAGTAACGATTAGCACACGCTGGAAGGAAAAAGAGAACTTCCAAGGCTGGACGAAAAGTGAAGCGTTCCGTGAATCCCACAACCACCGTCAAATTCCAGACTATATTATTGAAAATAAAATCACGTTCTATGAGGTTAAAATCGTTCGTCATCCCATTGCGAACAATGACTCCTCTTTGGCGAGTGAGATCGAAGCCGTTTAATTCTGAACGGTAGCATAGAACTAAAAAAAGCGGCTCGGCAGACAATATTAATTGTCCGCTGGGCCGCTTATTGGATTTTTGCAAAATCCTCTTATATACGTATTTTATTGAATCCCTCAGATTCTGGTTGAGCAACGGCGCCCAATTTTTAGCGTCTCTCCGTGCCCCAGTACATGGATGCGTTCCTTTGCAATCCCCAAGCGCTCTCGCTCTACTTCGAGACGATCCAGCGCCTCTCTCGGCGTATCGTCCGCCAGCTTAAAGGCTCCATAATGCATCGGGATCATCTGATCTGCGCCGCAATCCACAAAGCCCTGCAACGCCTCTTCAGGTGTCACATGCTGTGAGGTCATGAACCATTCCGGTTCATACGCGCCAATCGGCATAAAGGTCAGATCAATGGCAAAGCGCTCGCCAATCTCCTTAAACCCACGGAAATATCCGGTATCTCCCACAAAATACAACGTAGGTGCCTCCGTTGAATCGGATTCTGCATGAGCATCTGAGCCTGCAACAGACGTGGCAGAACCAGTCACCTGCTGCTCACTTTGCAGAACGTATCCACCCCAATGCGAAGTATTGGTATCAAACGGCGTACGCCGTGTCCAGTGCTGTGCCGGAACAAATGTAATCCGCACCCCGCCTACCGTAAAATGCTCCCACCATTGCAGCTCATGGCAGTTGCGAAAGCCTTTGCGGATCATTTTCGACTTTAACCCCGAGGGTACGAGCATCAATGTATCTGCACGATATAACTTCCGCAACGATGCCAAATGTAAATGATCATAATGCGAATGTGATAGCAGAATGATATCCAGTGGTGGCACATCCTGAATGCGAATGCCGGGTGGAGCCAGCCTTTTATCAAAAGCCATACGCTCTGCCCATACCGGATCAGTGACAATATTCAGCCCAAGGTACTGAATAAAAAAGGTGGAATGGCCCACCCATGTCGCCGTCGCCATTTCCCGATTATGATGCAGAAACTCCAGCTCCGGGGGATGGTTTGGCACAACGAACGTATAATCCTTTATTTTGCTGCGTCGCTCCTGCCGCCATTGTCTGAATTGCTTGATAGTTTTATCGGTATTTACATGATCCATATTGTTAAAACGCACTTTAGGCATGATGCAGCCCCCTCCCTGACAGACCCGTTCTCCAAAGACACAACGGTTCAATTTAACTATATATTGTCACTCAAATGTGAACATGAAATGATACAACATCCTGATATATGTAAAGTATAATTCAATCACATCTGTAAAGGAAATTCTGCGATAATACAGCAAAAACAGACCTCCCGGGTCTATCAGAAGGCCTGCTCCACATGTTATTGTCAGTCCTGTGGGTTCTTAAAGCGTGCCGAATAAATGAACAAAAACACAATCGCCACCACGATAATGATCGGCGACTCATACATGATCGTAAAATGCTCGAAAGCAACCACTCTAACTCACCCTTTCTTTCCCGCTTGTCCTCGTACATACTTTGCATCGAACAGGAACAATCTCAATATCAGGATCAGCGAAGGAATCAGCACTAGCAGACCCGCAACAAACGCCGTAATCAATGCATATGCCATCGTAGAGTTCGTAAAGCTGTCATATACATTAATGTAGGGATACAGAACATACGGAAGATGTGACCGGCCATAGCCATACCAGGCAAATGCAAATTGCAGCATCACCAGGATAAAGGAAAGACCCAAATAGCGCCGCTGCCAGACCAGATAAACTGCCCCCACAAAGCATATGAAGGATGCGACAAACATCCAGGCCATACTGAGCATATTGGCAAAATGGTCCGGATTTTGTTTGTTAATTTGAAAAAATGCGAACAAACTCGCCAAAATCGTAGGAGCACTCCAGAGCAACGCGTACCCTCGTACAATTTCGAAAGCGACCTTGTCCCCTGCCCTTTTGGCATAAAAGCACAAAAACATCGCCGATATATACAATACACTCACCAGCGCCAGAATAATAACCGCCCACGTGTAAGGGTTGCTTAATAGCTGACCCCATTGGAGATGAACACCTGTTCTGTTTTCCAAAATAATGCCGCCTTCCGAAATAGCAAGGACCGTCGACAGTGCCGCGGGAATCAGTAATCCAGTCGCACCATACAACGCCATGTAGACGATATTATTTTTACCCGAATGCCCATACGTATTGTAAGCATAATATACTCCCCGGATCGCGAGCAGCACGATTGCAATACTACCGGGAACGAGTAACGCCGTCCCATAGTAATAAGCTGCATCCGGGAAAAAACCGTTCAATCCCACCACAAAAAAGATGAGAAATACGTTCGTAACCTCCCATACTGGAGACAGATACCGTTGAATGATATTGTGGATTTTGTTCTGGTGGCCTGTCAGCACACTGTAAAAGCTGAAAAAGCCTGCACCAAAATCAATGGATGCCACAAGCAAATATCCAAACAGGAAGGTCCACAAAATGGCGATGCCTACAATTTCATAGCTCACTTGCCTTCAGCCCCTTCCAGGCCCAGCTGTCTTATCTCTTCCACGGCATCCTTATTACGGAATAGTTTGCTGAGTACCTTGATGGCCGAGAAGCACAACACCAGATACAAGATAACAAACAACACCAGCATCCACCCAACACTTGTAGAAGTAGTTGCTGCTTCGGACACCTTCATATATCCGCGTAAAATCCACGGCTGTCTGCCGACCTCCGCAAACATCCAGCCCAGCTCAATAGCTACCATCGCCATCGGTCCAACCAGAATGAGTGCTAACAGCAGCCATCTGGGGTAGGGTTTGCGACCCGGCAAACGCTTGCGGATCAGATATAGCAGTGGGATGACGAGAATCAGCACTCCTGTGGTGATCTTGAGATCAAACATATAATGAATAGACAGCGGCGGACGTTCCTCCACCGGATAGTCATTTAACCCCTTAACCTCCGTACTAGGCAAATTTCCGGCCAACACACTAAGTGCATAAGGCACTTTCAGAGCGTATTTGATTTCACCGTTTTCATCCATAAAGCCACCATATACAAAGGGGGCGTGCGTCATCGTATCAAAATGCCATTCGGCGGCAGCCAGCTTCTCCGGCTGATATTTGGCCAGAAATTTACCTGATGCGTCTCCAATCATCACTGTACTGATGGCAAACACAATGGTACAGGTGGCCGTCAGCTTCAGCGCCTTTTTAAAATAAGGGTGGTTACGCCCCCGCAGCATGCTGTAAGCAGCCAACCCCATCAGCACCCCTGCGCTCAATGTATACGAGGAAGCCAGTACATGAGACACTTTGGTCGGCGTGGCCGGGTTTAGCATAGCCTCGATGGGATGAATATTGGTCATGACTCCATTTTTGAGTGTAAAGCCTTGAGGTTGGTTCATGAACGAGTTCACAGTCGTAATAAAAACCGCTGATGCAGACGAGGCAATCGCTACCGGGATGAGCAGCATTAAGTGAAAATATTTACTTTTAAATCGATCCCAAGTATACAAGTAGATGCCCAGGAATATTGCTTCAATGAAAAAAGCAAACGTCTCTAAAAACAGGGGCAGTGCAATCGCTTGTCCAGCCACCCGCATAAAGGTAGGCCAAAGCAAGCTGAGCTGCAGACCAATGGAGGTGCCTGTAACGACACCCACGGCAACAGTGATGACAAACCCTCGCGCCCATCTCCGGGCCAGTAGTGTATAATGCGGATCACCGGTTCGCAGCCCGCGCCATTCTGCAAGTGCAATCATTAAAGGTACACCAACGCCAATGGATGCAAATACGATATGAACAAACAGGGTAATCCCGGTCAGCATCCGGCTTAGCAATACAGGGTCCAGTGAAGACAAATGGGTTTCACTCCTTCATTTCACATTTTAATAGGGAAAACTTCGAAATCACTCTTGATTACCAACTAGGGAGTCAAGCGAGCTATGCTTTTAATTACGGCATATAGCATAATGGCCGCAATTATTATACATACAATAATGAGCGTTCTTTCCTGCTTGCGGAACATAGGAACGCCTCCTTCACTTATCTATTGGCGCAATTTGGTAACCTACTCACAGTTTGGTTCATTCAACTGATTTTTAACCCTGCTTCTGTATTGAATGTAGCAGTATTTCTTGCTAGATATTGTCTTTTGCATGGCAATACGTTATATTAGTGATAGTTAGATAACCTAATTATATGAAAAGAGTGAACTTATGCCGCCAAAACAAAGTAAGCGGGACACCATCCAGCAGCCTCTTCCTCGTATGGGACCAGAACCTTATCTGGAGTTAATGGATCAAACTGCCCTTGCAGAAACGGATCGGCAACTTGCCCGTATTGGTCTCTTCTTGCTATGGACCAGTGATAATACGCTCGACGCAATAGATTTGGATCTGGCTGCTTACGGCCTGACAGAGAGTAAGCTAGATTTATTGTTGCTGTTGACACTGCACCAATCTCAGGCCCAGATGAGCCCTTCTATGATAGCCGACCGTCTGGGAATTCGTCGTGCATCTGTTACATCTCTCCTGGACTGGACAGAGCAACGAGGCTGGATTATCAGAGAACAAAGTTCTATAGATCGGCGAAAAATTCATGTACGCATTACAGAAGCGGGTTCTCATCTTGTACAGCAAGTGCTTCCTGTATTTTGGTCTTCCTGTGCTTCCCTAGCGAGTATTTTGGAGCCCGAGGAGCAGATTATTTTTTTACGGATTATAGAAAAAATCCATCATCATATGGAAGATAAACTGGGGGTGGGCAGGTAATTTTTTTTTGAACATATAATTAGATTATCTAATATATTTAATTGTTTATATTTATAAATTACTTATTTGAAGATGAAGGAGTGTTCTATTGATGAGTAAATTACGAACAAATGATAGTGTTATACAGAAGGAAAATGTTGCTCTCCCTTATACATGGATGATTGTAATCCTATGCTGGTCAGCGGTTGCCGTGATGTCCAGCCTGTACGTAACGATCCCTTTGGTCCCTCTCTTCGCTAAAGTATTTGGAAAAACACTAGCTGAAGCAGCTCTACCGGGAAGTATCTTTTCCTTAGGCTTTGCGGTGGGATGTCTTATTTATGGAGGATTGTCTGATCGCTTTGGACGCAAGCAGGTTATCGTCGCTGGACTGCTCGCATTGACAATCCTGTCGTTTTCCCTCAGCTTAACCAGTCAGTATTCCGTATTAGTTGCACTACGCTTGCTTCAGGGTTTGGCGGCAGCCACCTTTTCCCCCGTTGCTCTCGCATATGCCGTAGATATGTTTCCGACTGAAAAACGGGTAACAGCTATCGGCTTTATCAGCACTGGCTTTCTCGTGGCAGGTATTACCGGACAGGTATTTAGTATTGTCATCAGCCAACAAATAGGATGGAATATGGTATTTCGGATACTAGGTGTTTTGTACGCAATCACCTTCCTGATCGTTCTTTTTTTCCTGCCTAAAGCTCCCTCTCCGCAACGAGGGGTTCGCATTTGGGCAGCCTTCGGCCAGTTGGGGACCGTTCTGCGCTCGTATCCTTTATGGTTAAGCTACACAATCGCTTTTGTTCTTCTGATGTCCTTTGTGAGCATGTATACGGTTTTGGGAAGCTACCTTAGCAATCCCGAATTTGGCCTGAATAGCAGACAGATGCTATACGTCAGATCCGCTGGCATCATCGGCATGCTTCTCTCACCGTTCGCCGGACAACTGGCCCTGAAGTTCGGTGTTCACCTTTTACTACGTACAGCTCTTCTTCTTTCCATTCTCAGCTTGGCGCTGATGGGAATGACGCATTCTCTAATAGCTATCGTGGTATTAAGTGTATGTTTTGTTAGCGGCATTGCCCTAAGTGTCCCTTCACTCATTACAATGGTTGGCCAGCTCAGCGGTACAGCAAGGGCCATAGCCGTCTCACTGTATACCTTCATTCTGTTTGCCGGTACGAGTCTAGCACCTATGCTTTCCATTCGTTTGATGGGAAATGGCGACAATCAGATGACTACGTTTATGCTGCTGGCGGCAGTTCTGTCTGTGGGATTTATCGCTTCTCTCCTGATCCATCAGAAGCAAAATGATTCGTTGAAGCGGAATGCATAGTACAGCACCATCCCGCCTACTCCGTTTCCCTGTGACTTTTTTGAGTTCGGCCCATATAGCTGTTTTTATTCAAACAACCTCCATATCCATCAGGTATGCTTATATTAATAATGTGATATATGTCATTGTATTTTCTTCGTAAATAAAAACTCTCTCTTTGGAGACATACACAGAATGAGGTACAATACAGATAAGCTATATATGATATATGGAGAACTTTTGAACAGGAGGCTGTACCGAGCTATGAAGATAACATCTATCGAGCCAACTCCCAGTCCGAACACCATGATGCTGCATCTGGATGAGCGACTGGAAGCGGGTATCCGCAGAACATATACACGAGACAATGAGCGCTCCGCTCCCCCATTTATCCGGCGTATGCTGGCGATTGAAGGGGTCAAAAGCGTGTTTCACACGACCGATTTTGTAGCCCTTGACCGTAAAGGAAATGCGGATTGGTCTACTATTCTGGGCCAAGTCCGGGATCAGCTAGGCGAGGAAGGTGCTGACGCAAACTGGGATTTACCGGAGGAAACCTCTGGGGAAGCGTTTGGCGAAGCACAGGTTTTTGTACAATTTTTCCGCGGTCTTCCTATGCAAATTCGGGTTAAGGCAGGACAGCAGGAGGAACGAATTTCCTTGTCCGACCGCTTCGTGCAAGCCGTTACCCGCGTGGCAAGTGCAACACTGATCAAAGAACGCAAGCTGAGTGATTACGGCGTCCGTTACGGTGAACTGCCGGATATTGCCCGCGAGGTTGAGCAGGAATTGGAGGCAGCCTTTCCGCAGGATCGGCTGGAACAAATTATCCAGCAGGCGATTGCCCACGGCGCGGACAACAGCGAATTCGTGGAGGAACGCCGCGAGTGGAGCGATGCCGAGCTGAAGCAGGCTCTTCAACACGAAGACTGGCGCACACGCTACGCTGCGCTGGATCGGCTGGAGCCGACGCCTGAGCATTTGCCGTTGATCCGGCAAGCACTACATGACGACAAAATGCAGCTACGGCGGCTGGGAGTCGTCTATCTGGGCGATATTCGTTCACCGGAGGCAATGGAACTGCTGTTCGAGGCGCTGCGCGATCCTTCAGCGGCAGTACGCCGCACTGCTGGCGACACGTTGTCGGACATTGGCGATCCCGTCGCTACCAGCGCTATGATCGGAGCCCTGTCGGACAGCAGCAAGCTGGTTCGCTGGCGTGCAGCCCGTTTTCTATACGAGGTTGGAACCGAGGATGCGCGTGATGCGCTGGAGAAGGCCGTCGATGACCCCGAATTTGAGGTCAGTCTGCAAGCTAAAATGGCACTGGAGCGCATCGAATCAGGCGAACAAGCCGCAGGTACGGTGTGGCAGCAAATGGCCAAGCGGAACTCCTGATTTAAGATTCAATAAATGGATTCCAAAAAATTGTCGATTGTCAGAAAGTGTACAGGTACGATATACTATAGTTCACTATACAATATAATATCATGTCATACACCTCATCAACCTGTTTTATGATGAGGTAGAGGTCGCGGATGTAATCAGTACACTGGAGGAGACGACAAGAGCCGTCTGAGATTCCAGTAGAAAGGTACACCCGCCGAAGTATGCGGAGCCGACTCTTTGTAAATACTCCGTATGCTGGGGCTGCTAACCGAAAGGAGCAGAACTGTCACGCGATGTCCTAACACAGACACGTGTGTTGAGCTATCTTGTTATAGAAGAAGGTATGGTGCGGAATGCATAGACAAGACCGCAGGCGTATTCCCTGCGGTCTTTTGATTTATATACTCCCCCTCCTTCTGGCTCTTGCCCTGACATGAAATACAATTTCATGAAGGAGTGTTTGAACGTGCAACACAAAGCAACATCTGACGCAACCTTGCGGAAAAGTCTCAAAGCCCGTCATATGACGATGATCGCCCTCGGCGGCTCTATCGGAACAGGGCTGTTCCTCGCCAGTGGAGGCGCGGTCGCCGAAGCTGGACCCGGCGGTGCCCTGCTGGCTTACGCAGCAGTTGGCCTCATGGTCTACTTCTTAATGACCAGCCTCGGTGAGCTGGCTACGTTTATGCCTGAATCCGGTTCTTTTAATACCTATGCAGGTCGCTTCGTCGATCCGGCTTTT contains these protein-coding regions:
- a CDS encoding virulence factor; this encodes MKITSIEPTPSPNTMMLHLDERLEAGIRRTYTRDNERSAPPFIRRMLAIEGVKSVFHTTDFVALDRKGNADWSTILGQVRDQLGEEGADANWDLPEETSGEAFGEAQVFVQFFRGLPMQIRVKAGQQEERISLSDRFVQAVTRVASATLIKERKLSDYGVRYGELPDIAREVEQELEAAFPQDRLEQIIQQAIAHGADNSEFVEERREWSDAELKQALQHEDWRTRYAALDRLEPTPEHLPLIRQALHDDKMQLRRLGVVYLGDIRSPEAMELLFEALRDPSAAVRRTAGDTLSDIGDPVATSAMIGALSDSSKLVRWRAARFLYEVGTEDARDALEKAVDDPEFEVSLQAKMALERIESGEQAAGTVWQQMAKRNS
- a CDS encoding MFS transporter produces the protein MSKLRTNDSVIQKENVALPYTWMIVILCWSAVAVMSSLYVTIPLVPLFAKVFGKTLAEAALPGSIFSLGFAVGCLIYGGLSDRFGRKQVIVAGLLALTILSFSLSLTSQYSVLVALRLLQGLAAATFSPVALAYAVDMFPTEKRVTAIGFISTGFLVAGITGQVFSIVISQQIGWNMVFRILGVLYAITFLIVLFFLPKAPSPQRGVRIWAAFGQLGTVLRSYPLWLSYTIAFVLLMSFVSMYTVLGSYLSNPEFGLNSRQMLYVRSAGIIGMLLSPFAGQLALKFGVHLLLRTALLLSILSLALMGMTHSLIAIVVLSVCFVSGIALSVPSLITMVGQLSGTARAIAVSLYTFILFAGTSLAPMLSIRLMGNGDNQMTTFMLLAAVLSVGFIASLLIHQKQNDSLKRNA
- a CDS encoding MarR family winged helix-turn-helix transcriptional regulator, with translation MPPKQSKRDTIQQPLPRMGPEPYLELMDQTALAETDRQLARIGLFLLWTSDNTLDAIDLDLAAYGLTESKLDLLLLLTLHQSQAQMSPSMIADRLGIRRASVTSLLDWTEQRGWIIREQSSIDRRKIHVRITEAGSHLVQQVLPVFWSSCASLASILEPEEQIIFLRIIEKIHHHMEDKLGVGR
- a CDS encoding cytochrome ubiquinol oxidase subunit I, with the translated sequence MSSLDPVLLSRMLTGITLFVHIVFASIGVGVPLMIALAEWRGLRTGDPHYTLLARRWARGFVITVAVGVVTGTSIGLQLSLLWPTFMRVAGQAIALPLFLETFAFFIEAIFLGIYLYTWDRFKSKYFHLMLLIPVAIASSASAVFITTVNSFMNQPQGFTLKNGVMTNIHPIEAMLNPATPTKVSHVLASSYTLSAGVLMGLAAYSMLRGRNHPYFKKALKLTATCTIVFAISTVMIGDASGKFLAKYQPEKLAAAEWHFDTMTHAPFVYGGFMDENGEIKYALKVPYALSVLAGNLPSTEVKGLNDYPVEERPPLSIHYMFDLKITTGVLILVIPLLYLIRKRLPGRKPYPRWLLLALILVGPMAMVAIELGWMFAEVGRQPWILRGYMKVSEAATTSTSVGWMLVLFVILYLVLCFSAIKVLSKLFRNKDAVEEIRQLGLEGAEGK
- a CDS encoding cytochrome d ubiquinol oxidase subunit II, which codes for MSYEIVGIAILWTFLFGYLLVASIDFGAGFFSFYSVLTGHQNKIHNIIQRYLSPVWEVTNVFLIFFVVGLNGFFPDAAYYYGTALLVPGSIAIVLLAIRGVYYAYNTYGHSGKNNIVYMALYGATGLLIPAALSTVLAISEGGIILENRTGVHLQWGQLLSNPYTWAVIILALVSVLYISAMFLCFYAKRAGDKVAFEIVRGYALLWSAPTILASLFAFFQINKQNPDHFANMLSMAWMFVASFICFVGAVYLVWQRRYLGLSFILVMLQFAFAWYGYGRSHLPYVLYPYINVYDSFTNSTMAYALITAFVAGLLVLIPSLILILRLFLFDAKYVRGQAGKKG